Genomic window (Pradoshia sp. D12):
TCCACCGATACATATCCAGAAATGTATGATCATTCCCTACGCGATCAAGATTTTCAAATTTTTTCATCATATAGATACAATCCCTCACTCTTCTTTATAAACCCAGTGAAATGTATTTAATCTCTAAATATTCATCTATTCCATAATGGCTTCCTTCTCTGCCCAGTCCACTCTCTTTAAATCCTCCAAAAGGTGCCTGCGCTGTTGAAGGCAACCCATCATTAACTCCAACAATCCCATATTCCAGGTTTTCAGCTATCCAAACAGCCTCCCGAATATTATCCGAGAAAACATAAGCAGCCAATCCAAATGGTGTATGATTTGCACGTTCTACCGCTTCTTCAACTTGATCAAACACTGAAATTGGAGCAATTGGGCCAAAGGTTTCTTCTTTCATACACAGCATATCATCAGTCGCACCCGAGATAATTGCAGGAGTTATAAAATGTCCCGGCATGTTTTTCGGAACATATCCACCTGTAAGAATGGTTGCGCCCTTTTCTTTCGCATCATCGAGGTGTGACATAACCTTTTTTACAGCTTCCTCATTTATGAGCGGGCCAATATTATTTCCCTTTATCAATCCATTGCCTACCTTTAATTGTTTGACTTTTTCCGTGTATAGATTAGTAAATTCATCCATAATTGATTGTTGGACAAATATCCGGTTGGCGCATACACACGTCTGACCCGCATTACGGAATTTGGAATCGATTGCTCCCTGAACTGCTTTTTCAATATCAGCATGCTTTGTTACAATAAAAGGCGCAAGTCCTCCTAGTTCGAGAGAAATCTTCTTCACCGTATCTGCAGCATCTTTCATTAAAATCTTCCCTACTTCAGTCGAACCGGTGAATGTAATTTTGCGGACTCTTGAATCCTTCTGCCAAACAGACACGATACGCTTTGCATCACCTGTAACAATATTAATGACTCCGGCAGGGATATCAGCTTTTTCAGCCAACTCAATCAATTTCAAGGCTGTGAATGGTGTTTCTTCAGATGGCTTCAGAACAACCGTACATCCTGCTGCCAATGCCGGTGCCACTTTTCTCGTAATCATGG
Coding sequences:
- a CDS encoding NAD-dependent succinate-semialdehyde dehydrogenase codes for the protein MKSICFPQQMYINGEWRDSENTINVYNPATCEVIGSVPNGSESDAKDAVEAAYKSGVAWSKFTAEERSTKLREWSRLIDVHIDELAEIMTLEQGKPFEEAKGELRYANSFITWFAEEGRRVYGETIPASSPNKRIFVQKQPVGVIAAITPWNFPAAMITRKVAPALAAGCTVVLKPSEETPFTALKLIELAEKADIPAGVINIVTGDAKRIVSVWQKDSRVRKITFTGSTEVGKILMKDAADTVKKISLELGGLAPFIVTKHADIEKAVQGAIDSKFRNAGQTCVCANRIFVQQSIMDEFTNLYTEKVKQLKVGNGLIKGNNIGPLINEEAVKKVMSHLDDAKEKGATILTGGYVPKNMPGHFITPAIISGATDDMLCMKEETFGPIAPISVFDQVEEAVERANHTPFGLAAYVFSDNIREAVWIAENLEYGIVGVNDGLPSTAQAPFGGFKESGLGREGSHYGIDEYLEIKYISLGL